The DNA segment CCTGAATCTCcttcgccatctccctctccctctccctcgcctcctgaGCGTTCTTGAGTTCAAGACGGTGCTGGTTCATAGGGAACCTCATAgcctatcatcatcatcatcatcatcatgtcagcaacctcatcccacccATCTCACAATCAGTCGGCGCAGACGTACCTTGACACTCTCATCATGCAAACTCAAACAAGCCCTGATCCGATCGTGAAACGTCTCCCCCGGCTCGCTCGTGGCGTAaacatcccccacctccttgCTCTTCATGTACCCCTTCTCCCTATCCAGCGTCGCCTCGATAACCCCATCCCGGATCGCCTTGGCCACGATGTACTCGGCGCTCTCCTCGCTGCCAAGATGCAGCCGGATGCAGATATCCCGAAGCGAAATCCGGCTGTAGctcaagctcatcatccGGATCCCCGTCTTGATGACGTTCTGGCGCAGGCGCAAGATAAGAGTATACGTCCCATCCCGGCGGAAGGTGTCCCCGTGCTGAGCAACAACGCTCTCAAAGTCCTCCAAATCACCCACCCGGACAGCCCGGACGAGCAAAAAGTAAGGATGGAGCGAAGCCTCCATGGCAGGCTGTCGAAAGGTCGCGCGGTCGGGGATGTCGCCCATCAACAGCTCAACCACAAGCAACAGCTTGGTGGCAGTCTGGCCGAACCCAAGAGCACACGCGCTAGAAGGCGCCTTGCGTGTGGCGGCGGTCAAGTGGTTGTGAGCCTCAGTATAAAGCAGCTGAATGGCCCGCACCTTGCCGAGATAGTACAAGTACCTCGCAACCTGGTTATTCGCCGCATTCTCGGGAAACTGCGTGTGCGAAACCAACAAATCCGCCTGGGAAATGTGCGACGTCAACAGGTAGCTccggagcagcagcacaatAACCGAAGCCTGCGTGTCCGTATCCTTGCGCAGAACCGCCGTCCTCAGCGCAGCAAGCAGCGTCGGCCGAATCGCCACAATCGTCGACTGCGACGACGGCGGCAAGGGCGCAAGCTGCTCGGCAAACAGCTCAAAGTAAAAGTACACCTTGGCCGAAAGCCCATCAAGCGCACGACGGTTGAGCTCCTGGATCTTCTCAATCAGGTACCTCGAAAACTCCAGCCCCTGCTGCCACTGCTTGCCGTCATGCAGCAACACCTGCGTGAGAATGCCCAAAAAGACACCAATCTCGGGAATAacctccttctgctccttcttcaccccatTCTTCCCAGAACCAGCCTTGGTCGTCGGCTCACTGTcaatctccatctccccgccccctcctcccaccttcccacccagctgcacctcctcccgtccAATCGCCTTCAACAAACCAACCGCAATCTCGGCCCCAGACGAACTCGCCATGTACGTCTCAGCAACAACCCTCGCCAAAAT comes from the Podospora pseudocomata strain CBS 415.72m chromosome 5, whole genome shotgun sequence genome and includes:
- the RPN3 gene encoding 26S proteasome non-ATPase regulatory subunit (COG:O; EggNog:ENOG503NV8D; BUSCO:EOG09262CMP), encoding MPGKTPDKEPARGGNNNNNNNNKMKGKGKKGEDEKMTVVVPPSKKKEDVEGDVVVMEGVENEGEGEDPVEKTVVDIKSNFALLDRAVALFDARFTLRALRSVSSIRKRLTGDILARVVAETYMASSSGAEIAVGLLKAIGREEVQLGGKVGGGGGEMEIDSEPTTKAGSGKNGVKKEQKEVIPEIGVFLGILTQVLLHDGKQWQQGLEFSRYLIEKIQELNRRALDGLSAKVYFYFELFAEQLAPLPPSSQSTIVAIRPTLLAALRTAVLRKDTDTQASVIVLLLRSYLLTSHISQADLLVSHTQFPENAANNQVARYLYYLGKVRAIQLLYTEAHNHLTAATRKAPSSACALGFGQTATKLLLVVELLMGDIPDRATFRQPAMEASLHPYFLLVRAVRVGDLEDFESVVAQHGDTFRRDGTYTLILRLRQNVIKTGIRMMSLSYSRISLRDICIRLHLGSEESAEYIVAKAIRDGVIEATLDREKGYMKSKEVGDVYATSEPGETFHDRIRACLSLHDESVKAMRFPMNQHRLELKNAQEAREREREMAKEIQEGDLDEDDLGGEFEGM